CCATCAAGTTGGAATGAAAGGAAATTCATGTTATACCTTGACATAACTGATTGAGAAGGGTTTGGTTCATTGCTGAGATGCATCCTTGACATAGCTGTTGAGATAACTGAGTGAGAAGGGTTTGGTTCATTTCTGAGATCTGATGCACTAGAAAAATTGCTTGCAACCTGTAGATATTATCACATTCCAAAATTACATACAGAATATATTGAAAGATACATAGATCAcatcaaataataacaaatatCAACAGACCTCTTCTGCAAGATTGATGAGCTCTGCAGAGTCTTGATCGGGAAACCACCCATGCTGACAAGCTCTCTATCATAAAATCGGGATCGAGATGAATAATTTCTTAACTAGTGAAGAATAGGAGATGTACATTCAACAGCAATGTTCATTTGTTTTATAGAAGGGAACTGGACAAGTTACTCTGGTGCAAAGGCTTATGACTATTTATAAACTAGTTTGGTTTGTAAAATATCAAGCATTAATGTGATTACTTAGAGGTCTTTAGACATGTATCAGAAAAAAGGGGATTTTTGTTTTACAAATTCAAAAGCTTGCAAGAACTATAGCCACATTTTCAACAAGTGAgacaataaaacaaatgatgCATATGATAAGAGCAATAGAACATGTAATAAATGATCTAACAATGCATAACTGAAacgaaaaaactaaaaaattggGTGATTGAAGAAATTACCTTAAAAGAAACCATCAGGACCATAATAGCTGATTGTGTTTGGGCATCAGTTTGAATTTGAACCACCTAACAACATAATTTTTCAGACATGATCAGATATCATCACTTAATGGAatatatgaagaaaataaatccaaaatatcCTTGGACCAGCTCTACTTCATATGTACATGGACAGAACACATAATGACATATCATATATGTGTCCCCATTTCACAGATGGAGATAATAGTGTAAATAGCCTATGAGATCCCTTTAGGTCCCCATTTGAATGATCCCATCTAGTTACACTTCCAAATGAGGATCATACATTTCACTGAAAATTTAAGCAAACAATGTATAAAATGATCACCTGCTTTATAAGAGAAGGTAAGGCGGATGATGTGTTTGGAACATAATTGTTTGCTATGCAAAAATCAATCCCTCTGCATTGGCAAAAGTATGTATAAATCAACAGTGATAAACCAAAACTATCCATCTACAAACACCCCATGGACATCCTAGAAGCAAAAGGCACTATTCTTCACAAATAATTCTccaaaagaatatgcatttaaGGGGAATATATCATGCCAAACCTCTTTCTTAATGCtcttgcaaaataaaataggcaAAACACATACAACACAGAGCAGATACAAGCACAtgaaaaatggagtaataaggTGAACTAACTCatcttcataaaaaataatggaaaaatCAAAGGCATAAGCAAAGGAGAAATGGAATGcctggagagagagaggaagagattTTTGAAGCCTGTGTGGTTTGCAATGTTGTTGGAGAATTGAAGGTTCAAACGATCGATAACGGCCGAAATTCGGAAGTTATTTAAACCCCACTGAGTCAAGGCGGCGCCGATGTTGCCATTCGCTGCCATTCCTCCAATTACTACTGTGTCTGTGCGCCTCTGTTTCTCTTTTCTATGTCGgatatttatatgtaaatttaaaagaagTCCAGatcatgaaaataattttaattcatgttAAAACATAGATtcgaaataaataaagttgttaTCATTTGAAATTTGGTAGTGACTGGTGGATTTTAATCAATCATTCAAGGACGTAGTACTCCACTATCCACTTTGGGTATCGAGCGATCTCCTTTGCCATTTTGTAGCTGATTTGCACagcacaagatcttctaatctaggCTAGGCTTGATATCCCTTACATATATTGCAGGGTGTCTTGCTAAAGTAGTACAAATTCTGATATATTGATATTCGTGACTACTACATAGCTGTGATCATATTACTTTAATTTGGGATGTAAAAAGCATGAGTCTTATCCATTCCATTCATTTTCGCATAGGCATGATTCATGAAAgacaaaatactccctccgttccctcatagttgagccggaagggttagggtttagggtagggtttagggtttcggcacggagtttaagaaatgaatgttgagtgggttaaataaatagataaaaaagtaagaaagagaaaaaatgtacaaagaataaagtaaaaagtgaataaagtagagagaataaagtaagagagagtaaagtaagagagatgaaaaagttactatatatggaaatgactcaactatgagggaacttcccgaaatggaaaaatgactcaactatgaaggaacggagggattTGAGATTTGATTGAGTAAGGGCATCCGCATCACTGCGCGATGCGGTCTCGATCTCGTCTCGTCATCCAGACAGCGATGCGGGATCCGTCTCGTCCTGACGAGACGGGCTGTCTCGACGCGTGACGCGTCCCAGCGAGGTcggcctcgagctggcgagacACGCGCCTCGCGCCACATGGCGCGCGCGGGCGgctggcgtgacgcccactcgtcgacccgcgagtgggcgtcggaattatgacgttataattcatttttaaaaaaaaaatcaattttttgaaaaaaaaagatttaaaaaaaacggTAATATGGCCGTTCAACagtcatatttaattttttttttattctataaatactcttctccattctccattttacacacaaacacacatctattctcccatctctctttctttcctctccaatcacttctataaaatcattcctttattttttttcttctcccaaatttaatccattatggatccatttgagcaaatgcgtcgaataatggaagaatcgctagaagaagatcgacgtagggaggaggaagccgccgcgccTCCTCAAAGGCGACGCCGGACTTACATCCATCGTAaccgggaggaagccgccgcaaggTTGGAACGTGATTACTTCAGTCCGAACCCGGTATGGGGAGATATCTACTTCCGTCGCCGTTTCCGTATGTCACGCgcgctatttttgcatatcgcgaATACATTGGCGGGACGGGAAGAGTACTTCAGAGAAGGGTTCGACGCTGTTGGCCGTCCTAGCCACACGACGCTCCAGAAATGTACTGCGGCGATCCGTCAGCTTGCTACTGGACAAACGGCGGATtcgttcgacgaatacctgca
The genomic region above belongs to Salvia hispanica cultivar TCC Black 2014 chromosome 3, UniMelb_Shisp_WGS_1.0, whole genome shotgun sequence and contains:
- the LOC125216959 gene encoding E4 SUMO-protein ligase PIAL2-like, encoding MAANGNIGAALTQWGLNNFRISAVIDRLNLQFSNNIANHTGFKNLFLSLSRGIDFCIANNYVPNTSSALPSLIKQVVQIQTDAQTQSAIMVLMVSFKRACQHGWFPDQDSAELINLAEEVASNFSSASDLRNEPNPSHSVISTAMSRMHLSNEPNPSQSVMSSDTTTIKTELNEEGPKTAATMHGLN